One genomic window of Saccopteryx bilineata isolate mSacBil1 chromosome 4, mSacBil1_pri_phased_curated, whole genome shotgun sequence includes the following:
- the CINP gene encoding cyclin-dependent kinase 2-interacting protein: MEAKTLGSATPRKPVLSVSARKIKDNAADWHNLILKWEALNDAGFATANNIANTKISLLSKDSMELESGSPACEGNAEQRPPGYSKELEVLCEELQATLDGLSKIQVKMEKLSSTTKGVCELENYHYGEDSQRPPLFHTWPTVHFCEASRRLADMYREELVLKRTVVAELAHSADRDLTLTYLSLWLHQPYVRSDSKLLLESMLLETGHRAL, from the exons ATGGAAG CAAAGACTCTTGGAAGTGCAACACCCAGAAAACCTGTCTTGTCCGTCAGCGcgagaaaaattaaagacaatgCAGCCGATTGGCATAATTTAATCCTGAAATGGGAAGCCCTCAACGACGCAGGCTTTGCTACTGCAAATAATATTGCTAACACGAAAATCAGTTTATT GAGTAAAGACAGCATGGAGTTAGAGAGCGGCAGCCCAGCCTGCGAGGGAAATGCAGAGCAGAGGCCTCCAGGATACAGCAAGGAGCTCGAGGTGCTGTGTGAGGAGCTGCAGGCCACCTTAGACGGCTTG agcAAAATACAGGTGAAAATGGAAAAGCTGTCTTCAACTACTAAGGGGGTTTGTGAACTGGAAAATTACCATTATGGGGAAGACAGCCAGCGGCCCCCCCTGTTTCACACGTGGCCCACGGTCCATTTTT GCGAGGCTTCCCGCCGGCTCGCAGACATGTACCGGGAGGAGCTCGTGCTGAAGCGCACAGTTGTCGCTGAGCTCGCGCACAGTGCTGACCGTGACCTCACCCTGACCTACTTGTCCCTGTGGCTGCACCAGCCCTACGTGCGCAGTGACAGCAAACTGCTTCTGGAGAGCATGCTGCTCGAAACGGGGCATCGAGCCCTGTGA